One window of Colias croceus chromosome 6, ilColCroc2.1 genomic DNA carries:
- the LOC123692618 gene encoding uncharacterized protein LOC123692618: MSLISLYRKRANRTTERTDQDMVNNNKINAKNENIAETKKPKIANTGVTQNNKNNKCNNSKMEKIKNKSNQSRKVKFNFEPTDTTLYPEPLSDKKKINKATKKQGHAFKKPFPTNTEEIYKEEYHKNKEEKEVSPDMKHFLSRIGAGDQILKVKKKCSNVILGFLNHKKHYIEKQPPPAPLFAVKVDSSNFQVLNSAEIKRKVKAMGNVAKNETCVCPSRLKKAKQYGIGDTCETGICELAGKDKYNRFNCKCVKKAIVECSDTTCDEPFIKQTKLRKNLINNYVSPKTNNPMFQMVLDNNHMNILNTGEIKDVIKTASYTGICPTGVCKQSARNKRAVLNCKCVNKKLSPGLYECDERTCKPKRSLFYIICSRIFSGTDDWNTARRTYNPNRRRALQLGPNINQYGGVRRNLENNTNVECMCNCECDKKSVKKNKKKKVKRKPFAKKHPVVKRTSIFKKENMSKKFHQQEVKFSKLKKKRAKEQRKKEKEEQRKKIKLQKEIEKLAMKESNNTNFLGNFVNGVLNLTLQTVRRFFTVIVSIIFDPINSYLYTKDKVSNPLDSAKSFKRWIVDTWKSKDSKFYKTIADSNAINVLADHLEDSAVFQTFTNKGRTQVERKIYERKFKLRKKRMRKRHDAALYGCRHMLLTTLRKHPCKQRKQLHSWFLLQGKQNSAC, encoded by the exons ATGTCACTTATTAGCTTATATCGCAAACGTGCTAACCGTACAACAGAACGTACGGACCAAGACATGgtaaataacaacaaaattaacgcgaaaaatgaaaatattgcaGAAACGAAGAAACCAAAAATTGCAAACACTGGGGTAacccaaaataataaaaataataaatgtaacaaCAGTAAAATGGAAAAGATTAAGAATAAGAGTAACCAATCTcgaaaagtaaaatttaactTCGAGCCTACTGATACCACACTATATCCAGAACCTTTAtctgataagaaaaaaatcaataaagcAACAAAGAAACAAGGACACGCTTTTAAAAAGCCATTCCCAACTAATACCGaagaaatttataaagaggagtatcataaaaataaggaaGAGAAAGAGGTCTCGCCAGACATGAAACATTTTCTTTCGAGAATTGGTGCTGGAGatcaaattttaaaagtaaagaaaaaatgCAGTAATGTTATATTAGGATTTCTAAATCATAAAAAACATTACATTGAGAAACAACCGCCCCCGGCGCCTCTATTTGCAGTAAAAGTCGATTCCTCAaattttcaagttttaaacTCAGccgaaataaaaagaaaagttaAAGCTATGGGAAACGTTGCTAAAAATGAGACATGTGTATGTCCATCACGATTAAAGAAAGCGAAACAATACGGTATAGGTGATACATGTGAAACTGGAATTTGTGAATTAGCgggaaaagataaatataatcgttttaattgtaaatgtgTAAAAAAAGCTATTGTAGAATGCAGTGATACGACATGTGATGAACCattcattaaacaaacaaaattaaggaaaaatttaataaataattacgttTCTCCAAAGACCAATAATCCTATGTTTCAAATGGTTTTAGACAATAATCACATGAATATTTTGAACACGGGAGAAATTAAAGACGTAATAAAAACCGCGTCGTATACAGGCATATGTCCAACAGGAGTTTGCAAACAATCCGCAAGAAATAAAAGAGCCGTTTTAAACTGTAAATgcgtaaataaaaaactttcgCCTGGTCTATACGAATGTGATGAACGTACATGTAAGCCAAAGAGATCgctgttttatattatttgctcAAGAATTTTCAGCGGAACTGATGATTGGAATACTGCCCGCCGTACTTATAATCCAAATCGAAGACGAGCTCTGCAATTAGGTCCGAATATCAATCAAT ATGGTGGGGTGAGGAGGAATTtggaaaataatactaatgttGAATGTATGTGCAACTGCGAATGTGACAAAAAATCTGTgaagaaaaataagaaaaagaaagtcAAACGAAAACCATTCGCAAAGAAACATCCAGTTGTTAAACGTACTAGTATttttaagaaagaaaatatgtcaaaaaaatttcatcaacaAGAAGTAAAATTTTCGAAACTGAAAAAGAAAAGAGCAAAGGaacaaagaaagaaagaaaaggaggaacaaagaaagaaaataaaacttcaAAAAGAAATTGAAAAGCTAGCTATGAAGGAAagtaataatacaaattttttaggaaattttGTTAACGGTGTGCTTAATTTAACCTTACAAACTGTAAGGCGATTTTTCACGGTTATAGTATCTATCATATTCGATCCAATAAACAGTTATTTATACACGAAAGACAAGGTAAGCAATCCGCTTGATTCAGCAAAATCTTTCAAGCGTTGGATTGTGGATACTTGGAAGTCAAAAGActcaaaattttacaaaaccaTAGCAGATTCGAACGCGATTAACGTGCTTGCGGACCATTTAGAGGATTCCGCAGTTTTCCAAACGTTTACCAATAAAGGTCGCACACAAGTGGAGAGGAAAATATACGAAAGGAAATTTAAATTGCGTAAAAAGAGAATGCGAAAGCGTCATGACGCTGCACTTTATGGGTGTCGACACATGCTCCTTACCACATTAAGGAAGCACCCTT GTAAACAAAGAAAACAATTGCATAGCTGGTTCCTCTTACAAGGGAAACAAAATAGTGCATGTTGA